The following proteins are encoded in a genomic region of Acidobacteriota bacterium:
- a CDS encoding transglycosylase SLT domain-containing protein: protein MAKLGISVFVLSVLFTVSCSAQQTEEQALKSLRDMTSSGKLPPENVVADLEKRFAGKKTGSLAALLHARIKFENQDFAGAAAILNSDVFRNRTKLADHAMWLRGRALQSAGNHGEAMAVLARLLDDFPESIRVRDAKLLWSTSAIQAGRAVEVPPFLVQLSEKNDADALLVTAKAYEAQGSQDDAVAYFRRTYFFAAGSAASKEAEAKLNSLGQPLAPQTAEEQLSRADKLLAAKSYADAVAAYTLLVNNFPNSLTPQTRLSRLTALANSGKMPDAQNAFFSLPESANEREEGYRQLVLGYAKARMWAQAKTAAEEMRARFPNGKLAAKTFIDAGLAARDAKNRIDEGYFLNSAVSAFPNAIEVAQAQFEAAWFQHLGKNFAASSQMLTEHLARYSGKDTTNRGIAGYWAARDSERAGKTAEACALYDGVAYRYSANWYGYLAIGRLTTMKAQGKCASTVPPNDTIARAVANLKIVTVAAETSTAKELDRVEKSDELSIIGLFDWAISELTEAKKTAGNSPKVNLALARHYRWKGDNTAAFLALKGSYPDYAQMFPEEMGREEWAIFYPLTHWNEIKYWSGERRLDPYEVAGMIRQESVFMPAAKSPANAHGLMQLLVPTAQSMAKKYVSKTSMVTASSLYQAPFNIELGTAYFRDQLDKFGRIEFVAMAYNAGPGRVPQWRALLPPDMDDFVEAIPFKETRLYVQGIIRNTAQYRRLYDENGNFRTKVGSRPLRGEIDSNPREQFTAEYPEVNVDDTAAE from the coding sequence ATGGCAAAACTCGGCATCTCGGTATTCGTTCTCTCGGTCCTTTTCACCGTAAGCTGCTCTGCCCAGCAGACAGAGGAACAGGCCCTTAAGAGCCTTCGCGATATGACTTCCAGCGGTAAATTGCCGCCGGAGAACGTCGTGGCCGATCTTGAGAAACGGTTCGCGGGCAAAAAGACCGGTTCCCTCGCCGCTCTTTTGCATGCCCGTATCAAATTTGAGAATCAGGATTTTGCAGGAGCGGCAGCGATCCTGAATTCAGACGTTTTTCGCAATCGAACTAAGCTCGCGGATCACGCGATGTGGCTGAGAGGAAGGGCTTTGCAGTCAGCCGGAAACCACGGAGAAGCGATGGCCGTGCTTGCAAGATTGCTCGACGATTTTCCGGAATCGATCCGTGTCCGAGATGCCAAACTCCTCTGGTCAACGTCAGCAATTCAGGCCGGACGAGCGGTCGAAGTGCCGCCGTTTCTTGTTCAGTTGAGTGAAAAAAATGACGCCGACGCCCTGCTCGTGACCGCAAAGGCATATGAGGCCCAAGGCTCGCAGGACGATGCGGTCGCGTATTTTCGCCGAACATATTTCTTTGCCGCCGGTTCGGCTGCCTCGAAGGAGGCTGAAGCAAAATTGAATTCGCTCGGCCAACCGCTCGCCCCTCAAACGGCCGAGGAACAGCTCTCGCGTGCCGATAAACTGCTCGCTGCAAAGAGTTACGCCGATGCTGTCGCTGCGTATACATTGCTGGTAAATAACTTCCCTAATTCGCTCACCCCGCAAACGCGGCTTAGCCGGCTCACCGCGTTGGCAAATTCAGGCAAAATGCCCGATGCGCAAAATGCGTTCTTTTCACTTCCCGAATCTGCGAATGAGCGGGAAGAAGGCTATCGCCAGCTCGTTCTCGGTTATGCAAAAGCTAGAATGTGGGCACAAGCGAAAACGGCTGCGGAGGAAATGCGTGCGAGATTTCCGAACGGCAAACTTGCGGCCAAAACATTCATCGATGCCGGCCTCGCCGCTCGTGACGCCAAGAACCGGATAGACGAAGGTTACTTTCTCAATTCGGCCGTCTCAGCATTTCCCAATGCGATCGAAGTCGCTCAGGCACAATTCGAGGCAGCCTGGTTTCAGCATTTGGGCAAAAATTTCGCGGCCTCGTCGCAGATGCTGACCGAACATCTCGCCCGCTATTCCGGAAAGGACACGACCAATCGCGGCATCGCCGGCTATTGGGCCGCCCGCGATAGTGAACGGGCCGGTAAGACCGCCGAGGCATGCGCTCTCTACGACGGTGTCGCTTATCGGTATAGCGCGAATTGGTACGGCTATCTGGCTATAGGGCGCTTGACTACGATGAAGGCTCAGGGCAAATGTGCTTCGACGGTGCCGCCGAACGACACCATTGCCAGGGCCGTCGCTAATCTCAAAATTGTCACGGTCGCCGCTGAAACTTCGACCGCCAAGGAACTCGACCGCGTCGAAAAGAGCGACGAATTGAGTATCATCGGCCTTTTCGATTGGGCGATCAGCGAACTGACGGAGGCCAAAAAGACCGCCGGAAACAGCCCCAAGGTCAATCTCGCCCTCGCACGCCATTACCGCTGGAAAGGCGACAATACCGCGGCTTTCCTTGCACTCAAAGGCAGCTACCCTGATTACGCGCAGATGTTTCCCGAAGAAATGGGACGCGAGGAATGGGCGATATTCTATCCCCTCACGCACTGGAACGAGATCAAATATTGGTCAGGTGAACGCCGCCTTGATCCATATGAAGTCGCGGGCATGATCAGACAGGAATCGGTCTTTATGCCGGCCGCAAAATCGCCGGCAAATGCCCACGGACTAATGCAGCTTCTCGTTCCGACGGCCCAGTCGATGGCGAAGAAATATGTTTCGAAGACATCGATGGTCACAGCCTCATCGCTTTATCAGGCCCCGTTCAACATCGAGCTTGGCACAGCCTATTTCCGCGATCAGCTCGACAAATTTGGCCGTATCGAATTCGTAGCAATGGCGTACAATGCCGGACCTGGCCGTGTGCCGCAATGGCGGGCACTGTTGCCGCCCGACATGGACGATTTCGTCGAAGCCATACCGTTCAAGGAAACAAGGCTCTACGTCCAGGGGATCATTCGAAACACGGCCCAATACCGCCGCCTCTATGACGAGAACGGCAATTTCAGGACAAAGGTCGGCTCGCGGCCGCTGAGGGGCGAGATCGACAGCAACCCGCGTGAGCAGTTCACGGCCGAGTACCCTGAAGTGAATGTTGATGACACGGCAGCTGAATAA
- a CDS encoding (2Fe-2S)-binding protein, with protein sequence MAKISVNSKQYETNADPSTLLLWVLRDELGLTGTKFGCGIAQCGACTVHVNGEARRSCVTPVSAVAGKEVTTIEGLSDDNSHPLQKAWIEADAPQCGYCQSGQIMAAAGLLKAKPKPTDADIDQAMAGIICRCGTYNRIRSAIKLAAMNGGSK encoded by the coding sequence ATGGCTAAGATCAGCGTAAACAGTAAGCAGTACGAGACCAATGCGGACCCGAGCACGTTGCTGCTTTGGGTGCTTCGCGATGAGCTCGGACTGACGGGCACTAAATTCGGCTGCGGTATCGCCCAGTGCGGCGCTTGCACCGTGCACGTCAATGGCGAAGCCCGGCGTTCCTGCGTAACGCCGGTGAGTGCGGTCGCCGGCAAGGAGGTGACTACCATCGAGGGCTTGTCCGACGACAACAGCCATCCGCTGCAAAAAGCCTGGATCGAGGCCGACGCTCCGCAATGCGGATATTGCCAATCGGGCCAGATCATGGCGGCCGCCGGTTTACTGAAAGCAAAACCCAAACCGACCGACGCAGATATCGATCAGGCAATGGCCGGGATAATTTGCCGCTGCGGCACATACAACCGCATCAGATCCGCGATCAAGCTGGCCGCGATGAACGGAGGCTCGAAATGA
- a CDS encoding xanthine dehydrogenase family protein molybdopterin-binding subunit produces MTQTSGLDRRTFLKATIVAGGAVVFGFNLPLGTRAAERLGIEIDPAADFQPNAFIRIAKDGKVTVVVSQVEMGQGVYTSLPMIVADELEVEWSNVSYEAAPPDKAFINPAMGMQGTGGSSSVKGFFMPLRKSAAAVREMLVAAAAQSWNVSPDTCKAEGGKVIHAESKRSAAYGELLEAAAKIAPPKEPKLKDPKDFKYIGKAIKRLDSPDKVNGKAVFGIDVRVQGMLYATILRSPVIGGKVKTVDDAGAKAVKGVTHVVPLGYGVGVVADNFVNARKGRNALKVTWDDGAMATVSSETIMKSFADGADNKKGLVPKKIGDVAAAKATAAKTIDAVYWAPFLAHATMEPMNFTADVRADGAEVWGGIQAQMAVQGTVAKAAGVPIEKVKVNTTLLGGGFGRRFEMDYVVDAVLLSKAAGKPVKVIWTREDDMQNDFYRPGTYNKMSAGVDAAGKPVFWHHRVVNDAIMARVGPAFGFTLKDDQPDGTSFEGAHDLPYTFPNFQCDWVRVDTGVPVGFWRSVGSSHTAFSTECFMDEVAAAAGKDPLELRLSMLDPASRHAGVLKLAAEKAGWSTRPKAGVGRGIAVHESFGSFVAQVAEVTVAADGKVKVERVVCAVDCGQVVNPDTVAAQMEGGIVYGLSSALFNEITFKDGRVQQKNFNDYRTLRMSEMPKVEVHIVPSKAPHGGVGEPGTPPIAPALVNAIFAATGKRVRSLPIKPADLATKA; encoded by the coding sequence ATGACACAAACTTCCGGATTAGACAGGCGTACATTTCTCAAGGCAACGATCGTCGCCGGCGGTGCAGTGGTTTTCGGATTCAATCTTCCGCTGGGCACTCGGGCGGCTGAACGGCTTGGCATCGAGATCGACCCCGCCGCTGATTTTCAACCGAATGCTTTTATCAGGATCGCCAAGGACGGCAAAGTTACGGTGGTCGTCAGCCAGGTCGAGATGGGCCAGGGCGTTTACACTTCGCTGCCGATGATCGTCGCCGACGAACTCGAGGTCGAATGGTCAAACGTCTCGTACGAAGCTGCCCCGCCGGACAAGGCTTTTATAAATCCGGCGATGGGAATGCAGGGCACGGGCGGCAGTTCGAGCGTCAAGGGCTTTTTTATGCCGCTTCGCAAATCTGCGGCTGCCGTTCGTGAAATGCTGGTGGCTGCCGCGGCTCAGAGCTGGAATGTGTCGCCTGACACTTGCAAGGCCGAAGGCGGCAAGGTGATTCACGCGGAATCAAAACGCTCGGCCGCATACGGCGAACTGCTCGAGGCAGCCGCAAAGATCGCCCCGCCGAAAGAGCCGAAACTCAAAGATCCGAAAGATTTCAAATATATCGGTAAGGCCATTAAACGCCTCGATTCACCCGACAAGGTGAACGGCAAAGCCGTTTTCGGCATCGACGTTCGCGTACAGGGAATGCTATATGCGACGATCCTGCGTTCGCCGGTCATCGGCGGCAAGGTCAAGACCGTCGATGACGCTGGGGCCAAAGCCGTCAAAGGCGTAACCCACGTCGTGCCGCTCGGCTACGGCGTCGGCGTCGTCGCCGACAATTTCGTAAATGCCCGAAAAGGACGGAATGCACTGAAGGTGACGTGGGACGACGGTGCGATGGCGACAGTTTCAAGCGAAACGATAATGAAGTCGTTCGCTGACGGTGCAGACAATAAAAAGGGTCTCGTTCCGAAGAAGATCGGCGATGTCGCGGCCGCCAAAGCCACCGCGGCGAAGACCATCGATGCCGTCTATTGGGCACCGTTCCTCGCCCACGCGACGATGGAACCGATGAATTTCACGGCCGACGTTCGGGCCGACGGTGCAGAGGTCTGGGGCGGTATTCAGGCCCAAATGGCCGTTCAGGGAACGGTCGCAAAAGCAGCCGGAGTGCCTATCGAAAAGGTCAAGGTCAACACTACGCTGCTCGGCGGCGGGTTTGGGCGCAGGTTTGAAATGGACTACGTGGTCGATGCGGTGCTGCTCTCAAAAGCTGCGGGAAAACCGGTCAAGGTCATTTGGACCCGCGAGGACGATATGCAGAACGACTTTTATCGTCCCGGCACCTACAACAAAATGTCTGCCGGCGTCGACGCCGCGGGCAAGCCCGTATTTTGGCACCATCGCGTCGTCAATGATGCGATCATGGCACGTGTCGGCCCGGCGTTCGGTTTCACGCTCAAGGACGATCAGCCCGACGGAACCTCGTTTGAAGGTGCCCATGACCTGCCATACACTTTCCCTAATTTTCAGTGCGATTGGGTCCGCGTCGATACGGGCGTACCGGTCGGATTTTGGCGGTCCGTAGGCAGTTCGCATACGGCGTTTTCGACCGAGTGTTTTATGGACGAGGTCGCAGCCGCGGCGGGCAAAGATCCGTTGGAATTGCGGCTTTCGATGCTCGATCCTGCTTCACGCCATGCCGGCGTCCTGAAATTGGCAGCCGAAAAGGCCGGCTGGTCGACAAGGCCCAAGGCTGGAGTCGGCCGCGGCATTGCGGTTCACGAGAGTTTCGGCAGCTTTGTCGCACAGGTCGCCGAGGTGACCGTCGCGGCTGACGGCAAGGTCAAGGTCGAACGCGTCGTCTGCGCTGTCGATTGCGGACAGGTGGTAAATCCGGATACGGTCGCCGCACAGATGGAAGGCGGCATCGTCTACGGTCTCAGTTCGGCCCTGTTCAATGAGATCACGTTCAAGGACGGGCGCGTCCAGCAAAAGAACTTTAATGATTACCGAACGCTCCGCATGAGCGAAATGCCAAAGGTCGAGGTCCATATCGTTCCAAGTAAAGCTCCGCACGGCGGCGTCGGCGAACCGGGAACTCCGCCGATCGCACCGGCTCTGGTCAATGCTATTTTTGCGGCGACCGGAAAACGTGTCAGAAGTTTGCCGATCAAACCTGCGGATCTGGCGACAAAAGCGTAA
- a CDS encoding XdhC family protein, which produces MKEIAEILRVVTRFTDGDKAILATVIDVKGSGYRLPGARMLMLADGQTVGTVSGGCLEADVLERGKKVLASGEAEIFTYDTTGNEDSVFSLNMGCGGVIDIRLEPIGKFSPVIGKMRVAYEDRISNDEFEIPLAVKLFGAGADAIPFVRIGTELGWQITVHDHRHAFLTTERFPTAQMLVHQTACDVLSDLETDDRTAIVIMTHNYARDRYILPPALNSDAFYIGALGPKRRTEQLLEEIGGSFSPEQLARLYAPAGLDIGADTPEGIALSIIGEIQTVLANRNGGHLRNRQGSIYDRK; this is translated from the coding sequence ATGAAAGAAATTGCTGAAATCCTACGAGTCGTCACCAGGTTTACCGACGGCGACAAAGCGATCCTAGCGACGGTCATTGACGTCAAAGGCTCAGGCTATCGTTTGCCCGGAGCCCGGATGCTGATGCTCGCGGACGGGCAAACGGTCGGCACAGTTTCCGGCGGCTGCCTTGAGGCCGACGTGCTGGAACGTGGAAAGAAAGTGCTCGCGAGCGGCGAGGCCGAGATCTTCACCTACGACACGACTGGAAACGAAGATTCGGTTTTCAGCCTAAACATGGGCTGCGGCGGCGTTATCGATATTCGGCTCGAACCGATAGGAAAATTCAGCCCCGTCATCGGAAAGATGCGGGTCGCCTACGAAGATCGCATCAGTAATGATGAGTTTGAGATCCCGCTCGCCGTTAAATTGTTCGGGGCAGGTGCGGATGCTATACCGTTTGTCCGGATCGGAACTGAACTGGGCTGGCAGATCACGGTTCACGACCATCGGCACGCATTCCTGACGACCGAACGGTTCCCGACCGCACAAATGCTCGTCCATCAAACGGCGTGCGATGTCCTGTCAGATCTCGAAACCGACGACCGAACCGCCATCGTGATAATGACTCACAACTACGCCCGGGACCGCTATATTCTACCGCCCGCACTGAACTCCGACGCATTTTATATCGGAGCCCTCGGCCCAAAACGCCGTACCGAACAGCTTCTCGAAGAGATCGGCGGCTCGTTCTCGCCCGAACAACTCGCCCGTCTCTACGCTCCGGCCGGCCTCGACATCGGTGCCGACACGCCCGAGGGCATCGCTCTTTCGATCATCGGCGAGATCCAAACCGTCCTCGCGAACCGCAACGGTGGCCACCTTCGCAACCGCCAAGGCTCGATATATGACCGAAAATAG
- a CDS encoding nucleotidyltransferase family protein, translating to MTENSKSKIGGILLAAGGSSRLGQPKQLLKFQGKTLIRRAAETLFGSQCDRIVVVLGAEIEHATAELHGLEVAICINENWQAGMSSSIITGLERMLEIEPNLDAAVITLCDQPHVNSVDIDKLITAYNVSRPPIVAAKYGKTTGVPALFSKEIFHQLFELTGDKGARQIIQNHIEIVDTVVIEKAAGDIDCLDDVNRLQSDEIVL from the coding sequence ATGACCGAAAATAGCAAGTCAAAAATCGGCGGAATCCTGCTCGCCGCCGGAGGCTCGTCCCGTCTCGGCCAGCCCAAACAATTACTAAAATTCCAAGGCAAAACCCTCATCCGCCGCGCCGCTGAAACACTTTTTGGCTCACAATGCGATCGGATCGTCGTCGTCCTCGGCGCCGAGATCGAACATGCGACTGCGGAACTCCACGGCCTTGAAGTTGCGATCTGTATCAACGAAAATTGGCAAGCGGGAATGAGTTCGTCAATAATCACCGGCCTGGAGAGAATGCTGGAGATCGAGCCCAACCTCGACGCCGCGGTAATTACGCTGTGCGATCAACCGCACGTAAATTCAGTAGATATCGACAAACTCATCACGGCCTATAACGTCTCCCGTCCGCCGATAGTAGCCGCAAAATACGGCAAAACCACTGGGGTTCCCGCTCTGTTTTCCAAGGAAATATTTCACCAACTATTCGAGCTGACTGGTGACAAAGGTGCTCGTCAAATTATCCAAAACCATATCGAGATCGTTGACACAGTTGTCATTGAAAAAGCGGCTGGCGACATCGATTGTCTCGATGACGTCAACCGCCTACAGTCCGACGAGATAGTCCTATAG
- a CDS encoding DPP IV N-terminal domain-containing protein produces MKKINLFVIALFVFSSAIFAQEKLLSIDDIYNPDPAKRVRFSGALPQLRWAPNGKSLMQIAGGKLLRVDPVSGNSAPYFDTMQFINAAARAGIGARLAQRIVDSGDFTFDAGEAKVLFNFEGDIYLFDIATVVTKRVTNTREEEKEADFSPDAKWVSFVRGNDLYVIDLAKSGEKQLTRDGKEGDKPIYNGYLDWVYEEELYGRGNKRGYWWSPDSTRIAFLRLDESPVSKFILTNDVTQPQVVETMSYPKAGEPNPIVRIGIANVTKNSLMPNVGRIPKVGERLPPTLLRFGDSVQFVDLAAYKPEDLLIARVAWSPDSRAVVFQALNREQTFLDLNSADEKGKVTKLINETTPAWVEVYDNPNFLADGTAVWQSARNGWRHLYLYKSNGELVRQLTNGKWEIRSVHGVDEKNGWVYFSGTKDSHIAENAYRVALTGGEPERLTQGAGAHQVSFNKDLTHFIDVTSDALTPPQMRLYRADGSLERVITENKVEVLKDYRLSNVEFLKVPTRDGFQMEAMMIKPPDFEPSKKYPVFQFTYSGPHAPSVANRWLGSRGMWFQMLAQKGYIVWVCDNRSASGKGEESVWPIYKRMYELELRDLEDGINYLKSTGYVDADRIGIHGWSYGGSMTSYAMNHSKAWKLGIAGGTGTDWRNYDSIYTERYMMTPKSNPEGYNTTSIVRSAAGLSGKLMLIHGQIDDNVHMQNTTQYAYELQKAGKQFDLMIYPTARHGVTDPRQVHHMYTMMTDYILKNL; encoded by the coding sequence ATGAAAAAGATCAACCTGTTTGTAATCGCCCTTTTCGTTTTTTCCTCGGCTATATTTGCTCAAGAAAAACTGCTTTCGATCGACGACATCTACAATCCTGATCCCGCGAAGCGGGTGCGGTTTTCGGGGGCGTTGCCGCAGTTGCGGTGGGCGCCGAACGGGAAGTCGCTGATGCAGATCGCCGGCGGCAAACTGCTGCGGGTCGATCCGGTCAGCGGGAATTCGGCACCGTATTTTGACACGATGCAGTTTATAAATGCGGCGGCTCGTGCGGGCATTGGGGCACGTTTGGCCCAGCGGATCGTTGATTCCGGAGACTTTACGTTCGACGCCGGCGAGGCGAAGGTGTTGTTCAACTTCGAAGGCGATATCTATTTGTTCGATATCGCAACGGTAGTCACTAAGCGCGTAACGAACACTCGTGAAGAGGAAAAAGAAGCTGATTTCAGCCCCGACGCAAAATGGGTGAGCTTTGTTCGCGGTAATGATCTCTACGTGATCGACCTCGCGAAATCGGGCGAAAAGCAGCTCACACGTGACGGTAAAGAGGGCGACAAGCCGATCTACAACGGCTATCTCGATTGGGTCTACGAAGAGGAGCTCTACGGCCGCGGAAACAAGCGTGGCTATTGGTGGTCGCCCGATTCGACGCGGATCGCGTTCTTACGTCTCGACGAATCGCCGGTGTCCAAATTTATCCTCACAAACGACGTGACGCAGCCGCAGGTCGTCGAGACGATGAGCTATCCGAAGGCCGGCGAGCCGAATCCGATCGTTCGGATCGGCATCGCGAATGTCACTAAGAACTCGCTCATGCCCAACGTCGGCCGTATTCCAAAGGTTGGCGAACGCCTGCCGCCGACGCTGCTTCGATTTGGGGATTCGGTCCAATTCGTTGATCTCGCGGCGTACAAGCCCGAAGATCTGCTCATCGCCCGCGTCGCGTGGTCGCCGGACAGCCGTGCGGTCGTTTTTCAGGCGCTCAATCGCGAGCAGACGTTTCTCGATCTCAATTCGGCTGACGAGAAAGGCAAGGTCACGAAGCTTATCAACGAGACGACGCCCGCGTGGGTAGAGGTTTACGATAACCCCAATTTTCTGGCCGACGGCACCGCCGTTTGGCAATCGGCCCGCAACGGTTGGCGGCATCTCTATTTGTACAAGAGCAACGGCGAGTTGGTCCGGCAATTGACCAACGGCAAATGGGAAATTCGCAGCGTCCACGGTGTCGATGAGAAAAACGGCTGGGTCTATTTTTCGGGAACGAAGGACAGTCATATCGCCGAAAACGCCTATCGGGTTGCTCTCACGGGCGGCGAACCTGAGCGTTTGACGCAAGGTGCGGGTGCCCATCAAGTGTCTTTCAACAAAGACCTTACGCACTTTATCGATGTCACGAGCGATGCTCTGACGCCGCCGCAGATGCGGCTCTACCGCGCGGACGGCTCACTCGAACGCGTCATTACTGAGAACAAGGTCGAGGTTCTGAAAGATTATCGCCTCAGCAACGTCGAATTTCTCAAGGTGCCGACGCGCGACGGTTTTCAGATGGAAGCGATGATGATCAAACCGCCTGATTTTGAGCCGTCGAAGAAATATCCGGTTTTCCAGTTCACATACTCAGGCCCGCACGCGCCTTCGGTGGCGAACCGATGGTTGGGAAGCCGTGGAATGTGGTTTCAGATGCTCGCTCAAAAGGGATACATCGTTTGGGTCTGCGACAACCGCTCAGCGAGCGGCAAAGGCGAAGAATCGGTCTGGCCGATCTATAAACGGATGTACGAGCTCGAGCTCCGCGACCTTGAGGACGGCATAAACTATCTCAAATCAACAGGTTACGTCGATGCCGATCGTATCGGCATTCACGGCTGGAGCTACGGCGGTTCGATGACGAGCTATGCAATGAACCACAGCAAAGCATGGAAACTCGGCATCGCCGGCGGCACCGGCACCGATTGGCGAAACTATGATTCGATCTATACCGAGCGTTACATGATGACGCCGAAGAGCAATCCCGAAGGCTACAACACGACCTCGATCGTAAGATCCGCCGCCGGACTTTCTGGCAAATTAATGCTCATCCACGGCCAGATCGACGATAACGTGCATATGCAGAACACGACGCAATACGCCTACGAACTGCAAAAGGCCGGCAAGCAGTTTGACCTGATGATCTACCCAACCGCCCGCCACGGCGTTACCGACCCGCGACAGGTCCATCATATGTATACGATGATGACGGATTATATTTTGAAGAATCTATAG
- a CDS encoding putative addiction module antidote protein has translation MAKLTKFDASEYLTSDVAIAEYLTAALEYKNPDVFLAAIADVAKARGMAGIAKESGLGRESLYKALTPGAKPRYDTILKVLNGIGVKLSISA, from the coding sequence ATGGCGAAACTGACTAAATTTGATGCTTCAGAATATCTGACGAGTGACGTAGCGATAGCCGAATATCTCACTGCGGCACTTGAGTACAAAAATCCGGACGTTTTTCTCGCAGCGATCGCAGACGTTGCCAAGGCTCGCGGCATGGCTGGGATCGCCAAGGAAAGCGGACTAGGTCGAGAGAGTCTCTACAAGGCTCTCACTCCGGGGGCGAAGCCGAGATACGATACGATCTTGAAGGTCCTGAACGGCATAGGTGTGAAACTTTCGATTTCAGCGTAG
- the xerC gene encoding tyrosine recombinase XerC → MLNDHLAQFLQHLKYERNVSPHTLRNYTSDLEQFRLHLFKVEKRQDVPVAEIDRLTIREWMAELHADHKKTSVARKLASLRTFFQFLVREGKLESNPAKQVATPKIERTLPNHLSIEDAVRFIETPDINTDLGRRDRAIIEFLYATGIRVGELVSIDLRDIDFREKMVRVTGKRKKQRIVPFGEPALQALMLYLETTRGTFLNECPEADRDLQAVFLHRRGGRITTRSVGRMIDKYIRQCADIHDISPHSLRHTFATHLLDQGADLRDIQELLGHARLSTTQIYTQVSMEKMIEVYDKAHPKA, encoded by the coding sequence ATGCTCAACGACCATCTCGCACAATTTCTCCAGCACCTCAAATACGAGCGTAATGTGAGCCCGCACACGCTGCGTAATTATACGAGCGATCTCGAGCAGTTTCGGCTGCATTTATTTAAGGTCGAAAAGCGTCAAGACGTGCCTGTCGCGGAGATCGATCGTCTGACGATCCGCGAATGGATGGCGGAGCTTCACGCGGATCATAAGAAAACAAGCGTGGCGAGGAAACTAGCAAGTTTACGCACCTTTTTCCAGTTTCTCGTTCGCGAAGGCAAGCTCGAATCGAATCCTGCAAAACAGGTCGCAACGCCAAAGATCGAACGTACATTGCCCAATCATCTCTCCATCGAAGACGCCGTTCGCTTTATCGAGACACCCGACATCAACACCGACCTCGGCCGCCGCGACCGTGCGATCATTGAATTTTTGTACGCGACGGGAATTCGTGTCGGCGAGCTTGTGAGCATTGACCTGCGCGACATTGATTTTCGCGAAAAGATGGTCCGCGTCACCGGCAAACGCAAAAAACAGCGCATCGTGCCGTTCGGCGAACCGGCGTTGCAAGCGTTGATGTTGTATCTCGAAACGACTCGCGGCACATTTCTCAATGAATGCCCCGAAGCCGATCGCGACCTGCAGGCCGTATTTCTCCACCGCCGCGGCGGCCGCATCACGACCCGCAGCGTCGGCCGAATGATCGACAAATACATTCGCCAATGTGCCGATATCCACGACATTAGCCCGCATAGCCTGCGGCACACGTTCGCTACGCACCTATTAGACCAAGGCGCCGACCTCCGCGACATCCAGGAACTCCTCGGCCACGCGAGGCTGTCGACGACGCAAATATACACGCAGGTCTCAATGGAAAAGATGATCGAGGTTTATGATAAGGCTCATCCAAAAGCCTGA